Proteins from a single region of Gambusia affinis linkage group LG12, SWU_Gaff_1.0, whole genome shotgun sequence:
- the pter gene encoding phosphotriesterase-related protein, producing the protein MSVLSGKVQTVLGLVDPDQLGRTMTHEHLVMSFECSYTAPPPGDEAVAENPFQMQHMHWLRQHPYSCRENLFLSQELSALRDELLDYRKAGGGTIVENTTMGIDRDLPALRQLAKDTGVHIIAGAGYYIDCTHTEATKKMSVEKLTDNIVSEVLHGADGTDVRCGVIGEIGTGWPITESEKKVLRATAHAQSQLGCPVIIHPGRDPAAPAEVVRILQEAGGDISKTVMSHLDRTIFDEGELLEFANMGSYLEYDLFGTEMLNYPFNLKVDMPSDSQRVRTLAFLVKEGYEDKVLMAHDIHTKNRLTKFGGHGYSHILKNIVPKMLTRGITQHQVDKILIDNPKRWLTFK; encoded by the exons ATGTCAGTATTAAGTGGAAAGGTCCAGACCGTCCTGGGTCTTGTGGATCCAGACCAGTTGGGCCGCACCATGACCCACGAGCACCTGGTCATGAGCTTTGAGTGCAGCTACACCGCACCTCCACCTGGGGACGAGGCCGTGGCAGAAAACCCGTTCCAGATGCAGCACATGCACTGGCTCCGGCAGCACCCCTACAGCTGCAGGGAGAACTTGTTCCTGTCACAGGAGCTAAGTGCTCTGCGGGATGAGTTACTGGACTACAGGAAGGCTGGCGGGGGCACGATAGTGGAGAACACCACGATGGGCATCGACCGGGACCTGCCTGCCCTACGACAGCTGGCCAAAGATACCGGGGTCCACATCATCGCAGGGGCGGGGTACTATATAGACTGCACCCATACTGAGGCCACCAAGAAAATGAGTGTGGAGAAG CTCACGGATAATATCGTCAGTGAGGTGCTCCATGGCGCTGATGGCACAGATGTCCGGTGCGGCGTGATCGGTGAGATCGGCACCGGCTGGCCCATCACGGAGAGCGAGAAGAAGGTGTTGAGAGCCACGGCCCACGCTCAGTCTCAGCTGGGTTGCCCGGTTATCATCCATCCTGGCAGGGACCCGGCCGCTCCAGCTGAGGTCGTCCGCATTCTGCAGGAAGCCGGCGGTGACATTAGCAAAACTGTCATGTCTCACCTGGACAG GACTATATTTGATGAAGGCGAGCTGCTTGAGTTTGCAAATATGGGGAGTTACCTGGAGTACGACCTGTTCGGAACAGAGATGCTGAATTACCCGTTTAACCTAAAAGTGGACATGCCCAGCGACAGCCAGAGAGTGAGAAC CTTGGCTTTTCTAGTGAAGGAGGGCTATGAGGACAAAGTACTGATGGCCCACGACATCCACACCAAGAACCGTCTGACCAAGTTTGGCGGCCACGGCTACTCCCATATCCTCAAGAATATCGTGCCAAAGATGCTGACGAGAGGTATCACTCAGCACCAGGTGGACAAAATCCTAATCGACAACCCTAAACGCTGGCTGACcttcaaataa